The region ACCGGCAGCGGTTCGCCGGTGATGGTCGCCTGGTCGGCCTCGCTCGTACCGTCGAGGACCCGTCCGTCGGCTCCGATCCGCTCCCCCGGCCGGATCAACAGCTCGTCACCGACGGCGAGTCGACTCACCGGGACGGACTCCTCACCGTCGGCGGTGACCCGGGTCGCCGTCGCGGGCGCGAGGTCGAGCAGACCGCGTACGGAGTCGGCGGTGCGGGCGGTGGCCAGGGCCTCCAGGGCGCCGGAGGTGGCGAAGATGACGATCAGCAGGGCTCCGTCCAGGACCTGTCCGATCGCGGCCGCACCGAGGGCCGCGACGATCATCAGCAGATCGACGTCGAGAGTCTTCCCGCGCAGCGCCCGCAGCGCCTCCAGCGCCGGTTCCCAGCCACCGGCGAGGTACGCGACCACGTAGAGCGGCGCGTATGTCCAGCCGGGCGCGTCGGCGAAGTGCAGCGGGAGCGCAAGCAGGAAGGCGGCGGTCGCGAAGAGCGCCCAGCGGGCCTCCGGCAGCGCGAGGACGCGGGTGCGGCGGCGCGGGGCCGTCCGGGCGGATGCGTCAAGGGCGGGGACGGGTGGCGAGTCAAGAGTGGAGGACACCCTGACACCATACAGGAACACATGAAGACTCATTCATATCCTCATGTGTGATGAGTAAGATACGCCCATGGGTCATGGAGCCGTCACCACCGCGCAGGACGCCGCCGCTCAGAACGTCACCACGCGCGTGCGTCTGGACGCGGCGAATGTCGCGAAGGTGGCCACCACGCTCCAGGCCCTGTCCACCCCCTCACGGCTGCTGATCCTCGCGCGGCTGCGCGAAGGGCCGCTTCCGGCGACGGAGCTGGCCGCCGAGGTGGGCATGGAACAGTCCGCCTGCTCGCACCAGTTGCGGCTGCTGCGCAACCTGGGCCTGGTCGTCGGCGAGCGGCGCGGCCGGTCGGTGGTCTACGCGCTGCACGACCACCATGTCGCCGAACTGCTCGACCAGGCGGTCTACCACGTCGAGCATCTGCGACTCGGCCTCAGCGACGCGTCCGAGTAGCGCCGGCGGACCGGCCGGCGGCGACGCGGCGGATGCGGCCGCTGTACGCCGCCGGGTTCACGAGGACCGGGGTCAGGCTCCTTCGACGTAGGGGAAGACGCGGGTGAAGTCGGCGCCGGGTTCCTTCGCGGCGAAGCTCTCCCACAGGGCGCCGGTGGCCGCCCCGATCGGTGACGGCCGGTCCTCCTCCTCGACGGCGCGCAGGTAGAGCTGCACGTCCTTGGTCATGAGCGTGTTGGTGAATCCGGCGGCGTAGCGGCCCGTGAGGACATGGTTCGGGAACTTGTCGTTCGTCGCGGCGCTGCGCCCGCTGGCCCCGTCCAGCACCTCCACCATGGTCGCCATGTCGAGACCCACCGACCTGCCGAAGGCGATCGCCTCGCTGGTCGCGGCGAGCGTGGTGGCCGCCAGGAAGTTGTTCGCCAGCTTCAGGGCCTGGGCGAGGCCCGGGCGGTCGCCCACCCGGTGGCGGCGATCGCTCAGGGCGGCGAGGACCGGCTCGACGCGGGCGCAGGCCTCGTCGCTCCCGGCGTACATCACGGCGAGGGTGCGGGCCCTGGCGCCCGCCACACCGCCGGACACCGGGGCGTCGACGTAGGAGACCCCGCTCTCGGCGAGCAGCGCGGCGACGGAGCGGGCGGCGTTCACCCCGATCGTCGAGGTGTCGACGACATGGGTGGTACGGCGGCGGCCGGGGGCGGCGACGATCTCGCGCGCCACCGCTTCGGACGCCGTGCCGTCGGGAAGGCTGAGCACCACCACGTGCGCCCGTCGGACGACGTGGGCCACGTCAGCGGCGTGGACGGCACCCGGTGGGGTGCGCCGCGGGCCCGCGGCGTCGTGGGCCACCAGGTCGAGGCCGGCCCCGAGCACGTTCGCCGCCAGGGCCCCGCCCATGTTGCCGAGGCCCACGAAGCCGACCGCCACCGGTGCTTCCCCGGCCGTCACGCTCCCTCACGCTCCGCCCGTACGGCCTTGACGCCGCGCCGGGCGGCGACTGCGGCGGGAACGCCGCAGTAGGCGGAGATCTGGAACAGCAGCTCGTCGATCTCGTCGTCGGTGACGCCGGTGCGCGGTGAACTGCTCGCGTGCACACGGAACTCGTCCATCCGGCCCAGCGCCGCCGTCATCGCCATCACCAGCAGGCTCCGGTCCCGGGGACTGAGGGCGCCGCCCCGGGCCCAGACGCCCCACGCGGTCGCCGTGACGTAGTCCTGGAACTCCCGGCCGGCCCGGTCGGGGCCGGCGGTGGCGCCGTCGACGTAGGCGTCGCCGAGCACGGCCCGGCGCACGGCGCGGGCGGCCCGCAACTCGTCGGTCTCTTCCATGGGTGCTCCCTTGCCGCCGATCCGGTGGTGTGACACGCGGGCAGGACGGGCTCTCCACT is a window of Streptomyces mirabilis DNA encoding:
- a CDS encoding ArsR/SmtB family transcription factor; the encoded protein is MGHGAVTTAQDAAAQNVTTRVRLDAANVAKVATTLQALSTPSRLLILARLREGPLPATELAAEVGMEQSACSHQLRLLRNLGLVVGERRGRSVVYALHDHHVAELLDQAVYHVEHLRLGLSDASE
- a CDS encoding NAD(P)-dependent oxidoreductase → MTAGEAPVAVGFVGLGNMGGALAANVLGAGLDLVAHDAAGPRRTPPGAVHAADVAHVVRRAHVVVLSLPDGTASEAVAREIVAAPGRRRTTHVVDTSTIGVNAARSVAALLAESGVSYVDAPVSGGVAGARARTLAVMYAGSDEACARVEPVLAALSDRRHRVGDRPGLAQALKLANNFLAATTLAATSEAIAFGRSVGLDMATMVEVLDGASGRSAATNDKFPNHVLTGRYAAGFTNTLMTKDVQLYLRAVEEEDRPSPIGAATGALWESFAAKEPGADFTRVFPYVEGA
- a CDS encoding carboxymuconolactone decarboxylase family protein, translated to MEETDELRAARAVRRAVLGDAYVDGATAGPDRAGREFQDYVTATAWGVWARGGALSPRDRSLLVMAMTAALGRMDEFRVHASSSPRTGVTDDEIDELLFQISAYCGVPAAVAARRGVKAVRAEREGA